One part of the Clostridium thermosuccinogenes genome encodes these proteins:
- a CDS encoding FeoB-associated Cys-rich membrane protein codes for MIDWIIGGIIVALTVYIIVRTVIRMRKGENCCSGCSGCSVGEQSRCGCNTKP; via the coding sequence ATGATAGACTGGATTATAGGTGGCATCATAGTAGCTTTGACTGTTTATATAATAGTGCGGACGGTTATACGCATGCGAAAGGGTGAAAACTGCTGCAGCGGATGCAGTGGATGCAGCGTTGGCGAACAAAGCCGATGTGGCTGTAATACTAAGCCGTGA
- the pepT gene encoding peptidase T, whose product MSKVVEKFLDYVRYDTQSGESSSTCPSTRKQYDFGLHLVDELKKVGLEDANIDENGYVMASLPANCSGAPVIGFIAHMDTSPDMSGANVQPKVVENYNGKDIILNKEKNIVLSPSVYPKLLDYAGQTIITTDGTTLLGADDKAGIAEIITAMEYLVNNPHIKHGTIKVCFTPDEEIGNGANLFDTVRFGADFAYTVDGGELGELEYENFNAALANVNINGINIHPGTAKNKMINSTLIGMEFNSMLPPHETPEHTEGYEGFFHLTRINGTVEKTTLQYIIRDHDKKKFVERKNKLEKIAEYLNDKYGKNTVTLEMKDQYYNMKEKIEPVMHIVETAKKAMEELGITPLIRPIRGGTDGARLSYMGLPTPNLFTGGHNFHGRFEYIPVESMEKAVQVIVKIVELYAKKAESEDASKE is encoded by the coding sequence ATGAGTAAAGTTGTCGAAAAATTTTTAGATTATGTTAGGTATGACACTCAGTCCGGCGAGAGCTCAAGTACCTGCCCAAGTACCAGAAAGCAATACGATTTTGGGCTTCACCTGGTAGACGAACTAAAGAAAGTTGGACTTGAAGACGCAAACATTGATGAAAACGGTTATGTAATGGCATCCTTGCCCGCCAACTGCAGCGGAGCTCCTGTCATAGGTTTCATAGCACATATGGACACAAGTCCGGATATGAGCGGAGCTAATGTTCAGCCTAAAGTGGTAGAAAATTACAACGGAAAAGATATAATCCTGAACAAGGAAAAAAACATAGTGCTGTCCCCTTCCGTATATCCAAAACTTCTGGATTATGCCGGGCAAACCATCATTACCACGGATGGAACCACTCTTTTGGGAGCCGATGATAAGGCCGGGATAGCAGAAATCATCACTGCAATGGAATATCTTGTAAATAATCCCCATATAAAGCACGGCACAATAAAAGTATGCTTTACCCCCGATGAGGAAATCGGCAATGGCGCAAATCTTTTTGATACAGTAAGATTTGGCGCTGATTTCGCCTACACAGTGGATGGAGGGGAACTGGGAGAACTGGAATATGAAAACTTTAATGCCGCTTTAGCCAATGTGAATATAAATGGAATCAATATACATCCCGGAACTGCCAAAAATAAAATGATCAATTCGACCCTGATAGGAATGGAGTTCAACTCAATGCTACCTCCCCATGAAACTCCGGAGCATACCGAAGGCTATGAAGGTTTCTTCCATCTGACCCGGATCAACGGAACCGTTGAAAAAACCACATTGCAATATATCATAAGGGATCATGACAAGAAAAAGTTCGTAGAGAGAAAAAACAAACTGGAGAAAATAGCAGAATATCTCAATGATAAATACGGCAAGAATACCGTAACATTGGAAATGAAAGATCAATACTACAACATGAAGGAAAAGATTGAGCCGGTGATGCATATAGTGGAAACGGCAAAAAAAGCCATGGAGGAATTGGGCATCACTCCTTTAATAAGGCCGATACGGGGAGGTACCGACGGTGCCCGGTTATCCTATATGGGATTGCCTACACCAAACCTATTTACCGGTGGGCACAACTTTCACGGAAGGTTTGAATATATACCTGTAGAATCCATGGAAAAGGCTGTTCAAGTGATTGTAAAAATCGTGGAGTTGTACGCAAAAAAGGCTGAGTCAGAGGATGCTTCAAAGGAATAA
- a CDS encoding alpha/beta hydrolase, translated as MIRLWEKEIPGFMSELNGEIPCMVPYLLKTANKNGAIIVVPGGGYEHRAPHEAEPVALWLNSIGLSAFVLHYRVAPYRHPYPMLDAQRAIRLVRYNAEKWNVDSEKIGILGFSAGGHLASTVGTHFDEGDENSEDPVDRMSSRPDAMILCYPVISFGDYRHDGSMINLIGPNPPEDLRISLSNEMQVSGNTPPTFLWHTADDAGVPVENSLMFASALSRHKVDYELHVFPSGAHGLGLAESHPVVSAWTGLCEKWLISIGFLKQPQDVDYVDY; from the coding sequence ATGATCAGGTTGTGGGAAAAGGAAATTCCGGGTTTTATGAGTGAGTTAAACGGTGAGATACCCTGTATGGTTCCCTATTTATTAAAGACCGCCAACAAAAACGGAGCAATTATAGTTGTACCGGGAGGCGGATATGAACATAGGGCTCCCCATGAGGCGGAACCGGTAGCATTATGGCTTAACAGTATAGGATTGTCAGCTTTTGTTCTTCACTACAGGGTTGCGCCATACAGGCATCCCTATCCGATGCTGGACGCACAAAGAGCTATAAGGCTTGTGCGATATAATGCGGAAAAATGGAATGTGGATAGTGAAAAAATAGGCATATTGGGTTTTTCTGCCGGTGGACACCTGGCCTCAACGGTGGGAACCCATTTTGACGAAGGAGATGAAAATTCCGAAGACCCTGTGGACAGGATGAGTTCAAGGCCGGATGCCATGATCCTTTGCTATCCTGTAATAAGCTTTGGTGACTACCGCCATGACGGTTCGATGATAAACCTTATAGGTCCGAATCCTCCGGAAGACCTTCGCATAAGCCTTTCCAATGAGATGCAGGTATCCGGCAACACACCTCCGACATTCCTGTGGCATACAGCGGATGATGCCGGCGTGCCGGTGGAAAACAGCCTGATGTTTGCTTCTGCCCTGAGCAGGCATAAAGTGGATTATGAGCTGCATGTATTTCCTAGTGGCGCCCATGGCCTTGGCCTGGCAGAAAGCCATCCTGTAGTATCCGCATGGACTGGGCTTTGCGAAAAGTGGTTGATAAGCATAGGTTTTTTGAAGCAACCTCAGGATGTTGATTATGTAGATTATTAA
- the ybaK gene encoding Cys-tRNA(Pro) deacylase codes for MKKTNAARILDGLKIKYELREYEVDESDLGAKNVAEKVGMPIDQVFKTLVARGDKTGILMACIPGSGELNLKALAAASGNKKVEMVHLKEVQPLTGYIRGGVSPVGTKKPYPVYIDESCMNFGQISVSAGMRGLQMIIDPQDLVKAVSAVIVPGLSTVPV; via the coding sequence ATGAAAAAGACCAACGCGGCAAGAATTCTTGATGGATTGAAGATCAAATATGAGCTACGGGAATATGAAGTGGATGAATCCGATTTGGGAGCAAAGAATGTGGCTGAAAAAGTTGGCATGCCCATAGATCAGGTCTTTAAGACGCTGGTCGCACGAGGTGATAAAACCGGTATATTGATGGCTTGCATTCCAGGCTCCGGAGAGTTGAATTTAAAAGCCTTGGCAGCTGCCAGCGGTAATAAAAAGGTTGAGATGGTACATCTGAAAGAAGTGCAGCCTCTGACCGGATATATTAGAGGAGGAGTATCTCCTGTCGGGACAAAAAAGCCCTATCCGGTTTATATTGACGAAAGCTGCATGAATTTCGGACAAATATCGGTAAGTGCAGGTATGAGGGGACTCCAGATGATTATTGATCCCCAGGACCTGGTGAAGGCTGTGTCAGCTGTGATAGTACCAGGCTTGTCCACGGTTCCTGTATAA
- a CDS encoding metallophosphoesterase, with translation MSTAKRLTTVYKKSKVIPFDNNSKIIFFSDCHRGNGSWADNFISNKNLFNHALNYYYDRGFTYIEVGDGDELWENRSMAEIIQSHEDTFRIMHKFHLDNRLYMIYGNHDAAKSGPKYRRSRFYRYYSYRDKEYVNLFENPEVHEGLVLKHTPTNKDILVVHGHQGDLINDRLWRLARFLVRYVWKPLETIGIKNPTSPARNHTRKGTIERNIINWIKSNQRMVIAGHTHRPMFPRDGDAPYFNAGCCVHPNFITGIEIQEGEIALISWFVATDHYGVLRVTREVVAGPEKLEKFL, from the coding sequence ATGTCCACAGCGAAACGTCTCACCACAGTCTATAAAAAGTCCAAAGTGATACCTTTTGACAATAATTCAAAAATAATATTTTTCAGCGACTGCCACCGGGGCAACGGAAGCTGGGCAGACAACTTTATAAGCAATAAGAACCTGTTTAACCATGCACTAAACTATTACTACGATCGCGGTTTCACATATATAGAGGTCGGGGACGGGGACGAGCTCTGGGAGAACAGGAGTATGGCAGAAATAATACAAAGCCATGAAGACACTTTCCGGATCATGCATAAATTCCACCTCGATAACAGGTTATATATGATATATGGAAACCATGATGCGGCAAAATCCGGTCCAAAGTACAGGCGAAGCAGATTTTACCGGTATTACAGCTATCGGGACAAAGAATATGTAAACCTGTTTGAAAATCCTGAAGTTCATGAAGGATTGGTTTTAAAGCATACCCCCACCAACAAGGATATATTGGTGGTTCATGGCCATCAGGGTGATCTGATTAATGACCGCCTGTGGCGGCTGGCCAGGTTTTTGGTAAGGTATGTGTGGAAGCCTCTGGAAACGATAGGCATAAAGAACCCCACCAGCCCTGCAAGGAATCATACCAGAAAAGGTACTATTGAGAGAAATATAATAAACTGGATAAAAAGCAATCAAAGAATGGTAATCGCAGGGCATACTCACCGCCCGATGTTTCCCCGGGATGGAGATGCTCCTTATTTTAATGCCGGATGCTGCGTCCATCCGAACTTCATTACCGGTATTGAAATTCAGGAAGGGGAAATTGCACTTATTAGCTGGTTTGTAGCAACAGACCATTACGGCGTGCTGCGGGTAACCAGAGAAGTAGTCGCCGGACCGGAAAAGCTCGAAAAATTCCTGTGA
- a CDS encoding amino acid ABC transporter substrate-binding protein produces the protein MRKKLVMFLTIAVIAGILISGCTSANSGSGKDESWEYIKNKGEFIVGLDDAFPPMGFKDENGEIVGFDIDLAREAAKILGVEVKFQPVIWENIASELSNKNVDVIWNGLSVKEERKKNMLFTDPYMEDRQMIVVAKGSSIKGKADLAGKTVGLQAGSSSEDALNADTKTKESLKEIVPYTSNDQALMDLKNGRVDAVVVDEVVGRYYISKYMDDYTILEDHFGVEDFAVGLRKGDKAFAAELNKALKQLKENGKAEEISIKWFGENVIK, from the coding sequence ATGAGGAAAAAACTAGTTATGTTTTTAACGATTGCAGTGATCGCAGGAATATTGATTTCCGGATGCACCTCAGCCAACAGTGGATCCGGTAAAGATGAATCATGGGAGTACATAAAAAATAAGGGAGAGTTCATAGTAGGCTTGGATGATGCTTTTCCGCCGATGGGTTTTAAAGATGAAAACGGAGAAATAGTGGGCTTTGATATTGACCTTGCCCGGGAAGCTGCGAAAATACTCGGCGTAGAAGTGAAGTTCCAGCCGGTTATATGGGAAAACATAGCATCAGAGCTCAGCAATAAAAATGTGGATGTTATCTGGAACGGGCTTTCGGTAAAGGAAGAAAGAAAAAAGAACATGCTGTTCACAGATCCTTACATGGAAGACCGTCAGATGATCGTAGTGGCCAAAGGCTCCAGCATTAAAGGAAAGGCAGACCTGGCAGGTAAAACCGTCGGACTTCAGGCCGGCAGCAGCAGTGAGGATGCTTTGAATGCCGACACAAAGACAAAGGAATCCCTGAAGGAGATTGTGCCTTACACGAGCAATGACCAGGCATTGATGGACCTTAAAAACGGCAGAGTGGATGCGGTCGTGGTGGATGAGGTTGTCGGCAGGTACTACATTTCCAAGTATATGGATGACTATACTATACTCGAGGATCATTTCGGAGTCGAAGATTTTGCGGTAGGCCTAAGAAAAGGAGATAAGGCTTTTGCCGCAGAACTGAACAAAGCGCTTAAGCAGCTGAAGGAAAACGGCAAAGCTGAAGAAATATCAATCAAATGGTTTGGAGAAAACGTAATAAAGTAA
- a CDS encoding amino acid ABC transporter permease, whose translation MQYLINITRAILEGSLVTVKLFFITLVFSIPLGLLVALIRVSNQKLVKYITDVYIWLARGTPLLLQIFFVYYGLPSFGIVLDRFPAAIFAFILNYTAYFAEIFRAGIQSIDKGQYEGADVLGMTYWQTMLRIILPQMTKRVLPPVSNEVITLVKDTALVNAIGLVDLLRAANIAVVRDFNILPFGIAAVFYLLMTLVLTRIFGKLEQKFALHE comes from the coding sequence ATGCAATATTTGATAAATATTACGAGAGCTATTCTGGAAGGCAGCTTAGTAACGGTTAAGCTTTTTTTCATCACCCTTGTCTTCTCCATACCATTAGGGCTTCTGGTAGCCTTGATACGGGTTTCGAATCAAAAACTGGTGAAGTATATAACGGATGTATATATATGGCTGGCTAGAGGGACTCCCCTTTTGCTGCAGATATTCTTTGTCTATTATGGCCTGCCCAGCTTCGGGATAGTCCTGGACAGGTTCCCTGCTGCAATTTTCGCCTTTATCCTTAACTATACGGCATACTTTGCCGAGATTTTCAGGGCGGGGATACAGTCCATAGACAAAGGACAGTATGAAGGGGCCGATGTTTTGGGCATGACCTATTGGCAGACCATGTTGCGCATCATCCTGCCTCAGATGACGAAACGCGTCCTGCCTCCGGTGAGCAATGAGGTAATAACCCTTGTCAAAGACACTGCCCTTGTTAATGCCATAGGGCTTGTGGATCTTCTCAGGGCTGCCAATATTGCGGTGGTGCGGGACTTCAACATACTTCCCTTTGGTATTGCAGCAGTATTCTACCTGCTGATGACCCTGGTGCTCACCAGAATTTTTGGCAAGCTGGAACAAAAATTCGCTCTGCATGAATAG
- the ehuA gene encoding ectoine/hydroxyectoine ABC transporter ATP-binding protein EhuA has translation MNMIRALNIYKRFKNLEVLKGISLEVEKGEVVAIIGPSGSGKSTFLRCIDRLEIIDGGSIEIEGEAMVTMDSSGKSRYAKESDIRRIRKKMGMVFQSFNLFPHRTVLGNIIEAPIIVNGEKKEEAIRKAEMLLRKVGLIDKKDCYPSQLSGGQKQRVAIARALAMNPDIMLFDEPTSALDPELTGEVLKVMRDLAQEHMTMLVVTHEMGFAREVADRVVFMDNGEIIEEGKPEEIFQNPRHERTKAFLSQVLQL, from the coding sequence ATGAATATGATTAGAGCCTTGAACATATATAAGAGATTCAAAAACCTGGAAGTACTGAAAGGTATATCCCTTGAAGTTGAAAAAGGTGAGGTTGTGGCTATTATAGGTCCTTCCGGATCAGGCAAGAGCACATTTCTCCGGTGCATTGACCGTCTGGAGATAATAGATGGGGGAAGCATAGAGATAGAAGGAGAGGCCATGGTAACTATGGATAGCTCCGGAAAAAGCCGTTATGCAAAGGAAAGCGACATCAGGAGAATACGCAAAAAGATGGGCATGGTATTCCAGAGCTTCAACCTGTTTCCGCACCGCACCGTGCTGGGCAATATCATAGAAGCCCCGATCATAGTAAATGGTGAAAAAAAGGAGGAAGCCATACGGAAGGCTGAAATGCTTCTTCGCAAGGTGGGGCTTATAGATAAGAAAGACTGTTACCCTTCCCAGCTTTCCGGAGGACAAAAGCAGCGTGTTGCAATAGCCCGAGCTCTGGCTATGAATCCCGATATCATGCTTTTCGACGAACCTACATCAGCCTTAGACCCTGAGCTTACCGGTGAGGTGCTGAAGGTGATGAGGGATTTGGCCCAGGAGCATATGACCATGCTGGTGGTGACTCATGAGATGGGTTTTGCCAGAGAAGTGGCCGATAGGGTTGTGTTTATGGATAACGGAGAAATCATCGAGGAAGGCAAACCGGAAGAAATTTTTCAAAATCCGAGGCATGAGAGGACCAAAGCCTTTTTAAGCCAGGTGCTGCAGTTGTAA
- a CDS encoding NADP-dependent isocitrate dehydrogenase, with the protein MEKIKMRVPLVEMDGDEMTRIIWKMIKDILLIPYIELNTEYYDLGLVKRNETDDQITVDAALATKKYGVAVKCATITPNAQRVEEYGLKQMWKSPNATIRAMLDGTVFRAPIIVNSIKPFVKTWKKPITIARHAYGDVYKNVEYRVEGAGKAELVFTSESGETARQTIFDFKGPGVIQGIHNTDKSIESFARACFNYALDVKQDLWFATKDTISKTYDHRFKDIFQEIFDSEYKDKFNAAGIEYFYTLIDDAVARIIRSEGGMIWACKNYDGDVMSDMVATAFGSLAMMTSVLVSPEGYYEYEAAHGTVTRHYYKYLKGEQTSTNPMATLFAWTGALRKRGELDGLKDLVEFADKLEAASINTIEAGVMTGDLAGLSELENKKIVNTEDFLKEIAKNLEQTL; encoded by the coding sequence ATGGAAAAAATCAAAATGCGAGTTCCGCTGGTGGAGATGGACGGGGATGAAATGACCCGGATCATCTGGAAGATGATAAAGGATATTTTGCTTATACCTTATATAGAGCTTAATACGGAGTATTATGATCTCGGGCTTGTAAAAAGGAATGAGACCGATGATCAGATAACCGTAGATGCAGCTTTGGCGACAAAGAAATATGGTGTGGCTGTGAAATGTGCCACCATTACCCCAAATGCGCAAAGGGTGGAGGAATATGGCTTAAAGCAGATGTGGAAAAGCCCCAATGCAACCATCAGAGCCATGCTCGACGGCACGGTTTTCAGGGCTCCCATAATCGTAAACAGCATAAAACCCTTTGTAAAGACGTGGAAGAAACCCATCACCATAGCAAGGCATGCTTACGGGGATGTTTATAAAAATGTTGAGTACCGTGTGGAAGGTGCCGGAAAAGCGGAGTTGGTTTTCACATCGGAAAGCGGAGAAACAGCAAGGCAGACTATTTTCGATTTTAAAGGGCCTGGAGTAATTCAGGGTATACATAATACCGACAAGTCAATAGAGAGTTTTGCCAGAGCTTGTTTCAATTATGCCCTGGATGTAAAACAGGATCTTTGGTTTGCCACTAAGGATACGATATCCAAGACCTATGACCACAGGTTCAAAGATATTTTCCAGGAAATTTTCGATTCGGAATACAAGGATAAATTCAATGCAGCAGGGATAGAGTACTTCTATACGCTGATAGATGATGCCGTAGCCCGCATAATCAGATCTGAAGGCGGCATGATTTGGGCATGCAAGAATTATGACGGTGATGTAATGTCCGATATGGTAGCCACCGCTTTCGGAAGCCTTGCCATGATGACTTCTGTATTGGTTTCTCCTGAAGGCTATTATGAGTATGAGGCTGCTCATGGTACTGTTACACGGCACTATTACAAGTACTTAAAAGGCGAGCAAACATCCACCAACCCTATGGCCACATTGTTTGCCTGGACAGGGGCTTTGAGAAAGCGTGGAGAACTGGATGGCCTGAAGGACCTTGTAGAGTTTGCAGACAAGCTGGAGGCCGCTTCCATCAATACTATTGAAGCTGGAGTAATGACCGGGGACTTGGCCGGACTTTCCGAATTAGAGAACAAAAAGATAGTCAATACCGAAGACTTTTTAAAGGAAATTGCAAAGAATTTGGAGCAAACCCTTTGA
- a CDS encoding basic amino acid ABC transporter substrate-binding protein: MKKVTALCLMLIMAVSLLAGCGTESNKIVMATNAQFPPFEYKDGSEIVGIDVEIAKEIAKDLGKELKIDDMEFEAIITAVSSGKADMGIAGMSVDEERLKNVDFSDTYFDASQVVIVKKGSDITVDNLDGLTIGVQSGTTGDDYVVENLTSSKVSRFASAIDAVMALKSDKIDAVIIDSFTANALQKENADAVTILDKELTSEKYAIAVKKGNKKLLESINKTLARIKEDGSLDKFISEHMSEE, translated from the coding sequence ATGAAAAAAGTAACAGCGCTTTGCTTAATGTTGATTATGGCAGTATCCCTGCTGGCAGGTTGTGGCACGGAAAGCAACAAGATTGTAATGGCAACCAATGCTCAGTTCCCACCTTTTGAATATAAGGATGGTTCTGAGATTGTAGGCATTGATGTCGAAATAGCCAAGGAGATAGCCAAAGATCTCGGAAAAGAACTTAAGATTGATGATATGGAATTTGAAGCAATAATAACAGCAGTATCCAGCGGTAAAGCAGATATGGGTATTGCTGGTATGTCGGTTGATGAAGAACGTCTTAAGAATGTTGACTTTTCCGACACCTATTTTGATGCTAGCCAGGTGGTAATTGTAAAGAAAGGAAGCGACATAACGGTGGATAATCTGGACGGTCTCACGATAGGTGTACAGAGTGGGACAACCGGAGATGATTATGTGGTAGAAAACCTTACGTCATCCAAGGTAAGCAGATTTGCATCAGCAATTGACGCAGTAATGGCTCTGAAAAGCGACAAAATCGATGCCGTAATAATTGACAGCTTTACTGCTAATGCACTGCAGAAGGAAAATGCTGACGCTGTAACCATCCTGGATAAAGAGCTTACATCAGAAAAATATGCGATTGCAGTAAAGAAGGGCAATAAGAAGCTCCTCGAATCAATAAACAAGACACTGGCGAGGATAAAGGAAGACGGAAGCCTGGACAAGTTTATCAGTGAGCACATGTCGGAAGAGTAA